One window of Gloeothece citriformis PCC 7424 genomic DNA carries:
- a CDS encoding DUF3155 domain-containing protein: protein MARKRKRKSRRRQEGRKILELVPQYSIESGEDKPVTAARKYIQEQSIAPPAVLTVRRNEHTTDRYFWAEKGLFGAQYVEENHFLFPSLRVYQPPSKTPVATATKR, encoded by the coding sequence TTGGCAAGAAAACGGAAACGTAAAAGTCGTCGTCGCCAAGAAGGGCGCAAAATTTTAGAGTTAGTACCCCAGTACAGCATTGAAAGTGGCGAAGACAAACCGGTAACAGCCGCTAGGAAATATATCCAAGAGCAATCTATTGCTCCGCCGGCTGTGTTAACCGTCAGACGGAATGAACATACTACTGACAGGTACTTTTGGGCGGAAAAAGGATTATTTGGCGCTCAATACGTCGAAGAGAACCATTTCCTCTTTCCCAGTTTGAGAGTGTATCAACCTCCAAGCAAAACTCCTGTAGCAACGGCGACTAAACGCTAA
- a CDS encoding GAF domain-containing sensor histidine kinase — MSHSSTMLNPPSAEFISLCRAQLELLIEEFKADWSAVYLTREWDKSQTNLFPVVIYPEQFSKGEGLLTRLIPSGEEKSSIVGSFLQTLPEIINEAEIDPDFLDTLCQHPQEAQNNQIILPLIYQEMVMGLLVTGRQDVQWHETELTQIDKIVKTLAIACFLDQRQEWYQQQLQQQYLKNAHQRDQLDNLLHQLRNPLTALRTFGKLLLKRFLPDEKDQNVIKGIIRESDRIQDLLRQFEQQSDILPQEPSTATVITLPETETHSPLLLPSVALALEPVSVEEILTPLLISAQALAQEKQIQVISKVPPNLPPIGANFKALREVFSNLIDNAIKYTPAGGEIEVSIVFRLGDDWEGIQISDTGYGIPREDQTHIFERRYRGVQAAGNIPGTGLGLAIVKDLVEQMQGKIEFISPNGKSQKQSLPGTTFIVWFPIAKAPLDAVA, encoded by the coding sequence ATGTCTCATTCCTCAACGATGTTAAATCCCCCTAGTGCAGAATTTATCAGCCTGTGTCGAGCGCAGCTAGAATTATTGATCGAAGAGTTTAAGGCAGATTGGAGCGCAGTCTATCTAACTAGAGAATGGGACAAATCCCAGACGAACTTGTTTCCGGTCGTCATCTATCCGGAACAGTTTTCTAAGGGGGAAGGGTTGCTCACCCGATTAATTCCATCTGGGGAGGAAAAATCCTCAATAGTTGGCTCATTTTTACAAACCCTTCCAGAAATCATTAATGAGGCCGAAATTGATCCGGACTTTTTGGATACACTTTGTCAACATCCCCAAGAAGCTCAAAATAACCAGATTATTTTGCCCTTAATCTATCAAGAGATGGTCATGGGTTTACTGGTGACCGGTCGTCAAGATGTACAATGGCATGAGACAGAATTAACTCAAATTGACAAAATCGTTAAAACCCTAGCGATCGCTTGTTTTTTAGACCAACGTCAAGAATGGTATCAGCAACAGTTACAACAACAATACCTTAAAAATGCTCACCAAAGGGATCAACTGGATAATTTACTGCACCAGCTACGCAACCCCTTAACCGCTTTACGGACATTTGGCAAACTGTTACTGAAACGTTTTTTACCGGATGAGAAAGATCAAAACGTAATTAAAGGGATTATTCGAGAAAGTGATCGCATCCAAGATTTATTACGGCAATTTGAACAACAGAGCGACATTTTACCACAAGAACCCTCTACCGCTACAGTGATCACCTTACCCGAAACCGAAACTCATTCCCCCTTATTATTACCGAGTGTTGCTCTGGCGTTAGAACCGGTATCTGTTGAAGAAATTTTAACCCCTCTATTAATCTCTGCTCAAGCCTTAGCTCAAGAAAAACAGATTCAGGTCATTTCTAAAGTGCCCCCAAATTTACCCCCGATCGGGGCTAATTTTAAAGCCTTACGGGAGGTTTTTAGCAACTTGATCGATAATGCCATTAAATACACGCCAGCCGGGGGAGAGATTGAGGTGAGTATTGTTTTTAGATTAGGGGATGATTGGGAAGGAATTCAAATTAGTGATACAGGGTACGGAATTCCCAGGGAAGATCAAACTCATATTTTTGAGAGACGATATCGAGGGGTTCAAGCGGCAGGGAATATTCCGGGAACCGGATTAGGATTAGCCATTGTTAAAGATTTAGTCGAACAAATGCAAGGCAAAATAGAATTTATCAGTCCTAATGGGAAAAGTCAAAAACAATCTTTACCGGGGACAACCTTTATTGTTTGGTTTCCTATCGCAAAAGCTCCATTAGATGCTGTTGCATAA